In the Granulosicoccus antarcticus IMCC3135 genome, AGATCAACGCAGCGATGTACAAAAACAGACCCTGAGCCTGTCCGACTCTCTGGTGGATGAACTGATGCAAGCCGATACCCTGGTACTGGGCGTGCCTATCTACAACTTTGGCGTACCGGCAACGTTCAAGGCCTGGGTCGACATGATTGCACGCGCTGGCAAGACCTTCCAGTACACAGCCACCGGCCCTGAAGGCCTGATCGCTGACAAGAAAGTGTATCTGGTGATTGCCTCCGGCGGCACTCCGATTGGCAGTGGCTACGACTTTGCTAGTGGCTACGTCAAGCATGCATTGAGCTTTGTCGGAATTACCGACGTGACTATCATCGATGCCGCTGAAGTAGCCTCCAAAGGTATCGAG is a window encoding:
- a CDS encoding FMN-dependent NADH-azoreductase, producing the protein MNDKKTNNVLLLNSSAKLTGSISRKLAAQVVANLEKHGKADSVVERDLAAGLPFVDENWVNANFTPADQRSDVQKQTLSLSDSLVDELMQADTLVLGVPIYNFGVPATFKAWVDMIARAGKTFQYTATGPEGLIADKKVYLVIASGGTPIGSGYDFASGYVKHALSFVGITDVTIIDAAEVASKGIEAVLQSAEQQISEIDYALSA